From a single Sphingobium sp. genomic region:
- a CDS encoding Mrp/NBP35 family ATP-binding protein: MIDIGKVTEAIAAVAQGRASGIREKDGTVLLMLDVSGLDVGARDALAQSVEAAANAAAPGAPVKLLQTAERIVPRLIAIASGKGGVGKSTLSTNLAVAMRRQGRAVGLVDADIYGPSQPRLLGVEGIKPEAEDKKMHPVTGAGGVPFLSMGQLAAPGQAIAWRGPMAGQALSQLVDAHWGAVREIVVDMPPGTGDIQLSMIQKHRPAGALIVSTPQDLALMDATRAISFFNQAKVPIIGLVENMAGYICPHCGEISDPFGRGGAEAAAAEMGIPFLGRIPLDIAVRLASDAGTPPALCDDVVAQAFGDIGRKLSAWFDGGSGQKG, encoded by the coding sequence ATGATTGATATTGGTAAAGTTACAGAGGCCATCGCAGCGGTTGCACAAGGCCGCGCGAGTGGCATCAGGGAAAAAGACGGCACGGTTTTGCTGATGCTGGACGTGTCCGGACTGGACGTTGGCGCGCGTGATGCGCTGGCGCAGTCGGTCGAAGCCGCGGCAAATGCGGCTGCACCGGGCGCGCCGGTAAAGCTGTTGCAGACAGCAGAGCGTATCGTGCCGCGCCTGATCGCCATTGCTAGCGGCAAAGGTGGGGTCGGCAAATCGACGCTTTCGACCAATCTTGCCGTTGCAATGCGCCGGCAAGGTCGTGCCGTCGGGCTTGTTGATGCCGATATCTATGGTCCATCGCAACCGCGCCTACTGGGCGTTGAAGGCATCAAGCCAGAGGCTGAAGACAAGAAAATGCACCCGGTGACAGGCGCAGGCGGGGTTCCGTTTCTGTCCATGGGGCAATTGGCCGCCCCCGGTCAGGCAATTGCATGGCGCGGCCCGATGGCAGGGCAGGCGCTGTCGCAACTGGTCGATGCGCATTGGGGCGCGGTTCGCGAAATTGTGGTCGATATGCCGCCTGGTACCGGCGACATTCAACTTTCGATGATTCAAAAGCATCGACCAGCAGGCGCGTTGATTGTTTCGACGCCCCAAGACCTAGCCTTGATGGATGCCACCCGCGCCATCAGTTTTTTCAACCAAGCGAAGGTGCCGATCATCGGTCTGGTCGAAAATATGGCCGGCTATATCTGCCCGCATTGCGGCGAGATCAGTGATCCTTTCGGTCGCGGCGGTGCGGAGGCGGCTGCCGCGGAAATGGGTATTCCCTTCCTTGGCCGGATTCCGCTCGATATTGCGGTTCGACTTGCCAGCGATGCCGGCACCCCGCCTGCACTGTGCGATGATGTGGTGGCCCAGGCTTTTGGCGATATCGGTCGCAAATTGTCTGCATGGTTTGACGGGGGATCAGGGCAAAAGGGATGA
- a CDS encoding molybdopterin cofactor-binding domain-containing protein has product MSDAKPLQLNRRNLLIGGGVGVGLLVGWAVWPRRYLPTMVAEKGEHLFGPWLKIGEDGRVTVAIPQAEMGQGSYTALAQIIAGELGADWRSVAVEPALPSPVFANELFVREWRSAFVPAAMGAISDERWLDAPGDEWVTRNNFMITAGSTSIRQFERPCRIAGAAARAVLCMAAAERWDTDWESCETEAGFVTFGKRKIAFAELVADAAGMDVPSPVPLRPFAANAISGKEAIRLDAAAKVDGSANFAGDIRLPDMLYASVRAGPIGDTVLKEIDRDGAIGIKGLVDVVRTDHWVAALGTNWWAANKALDSMAPVFATTGRKPETASINNQLERALDKGPGARFVEIGSVDATLEKSAGTRVYRSQFSVQPALHAPIETRSATAQFAQGRLTLWLATQAPQAARIAAAKAIGIDADDVALIQMQAGGSFGRNLDSQIAAQVAVLAKHVGRPVQLIWSRPEDFMRDHVRPPAMARMTASLDMAGRIAGMAVRIAVPPMAREQVERLRGASPVEALKEVAGEHDPLAIDGAFPPYAIPNLSIDHFPVDLPLPTGLWRGNAHSYTAFFVESFINELAAAAGLEPLSFRMQMLVGQTRLARCLTGVAALAGWDGGAEASGKGIACHSMYGSHIAVIASARTDENGVRVDRISACVDCGRLINPELARQQIEGGIVFGLAQALGSATDYENGLPVARRLRDLDLPILSDIPEIEIEFLRNDEEPGGVSELGVPAVAPAISNALFSAAGIKLRELPLLSRGL; this is encoded by the coding sequence ATGAGCGACGCGAAGCCCCTGCAGCTCAACCGGCGCAACCTGCTGATTGGCGGCGGCGTTGGCGTTGGCCTGCTGGTCGGCTGGGCCGTTTGGCCGCGCCGCTACCTTCCCACTATGGTTGCCGAAAAGGGTGAGCATCTCTTCGGCCCATGGCTGAAGATCGGGGAGGACGGGCGTGTCACGGTCGCGATCCCTCAAGCCGAAATGGGGCAGGGTAGCTATACTGCGCTGGCGCAAATCATCGCGGGCGAACTGGGTGCTGATTGGCGGTCGGTCGCCGTTGAGCCAGCTTTGCCCAGCCCTGTCTTCGCCAATGAATTATTTGTGCGCGAATGGCGGTCGGCCTTCGTTCCTGCCGCAATGGGCGCGATCAGCGACGAACGCTGGCTTGATGCGCCGGGCGATGAATGGGTGACACGCAACAATTTCATGATCACGGCAGGGTCAACCTCGATCCGCCAGTTTGAACGGCCGTGCCGCATCGCTGGTGCCGCCGCGCGGGCGGTGCTTTGCATGGCGGCGGCTGAACGTTGGGATACCGATTGGGAAAGCTGCGAAACCGAAGCTGGTTTTGTCACTTTCGGCAAACGCAAAATTGCCTTTGCCGAACTGGTGGCAGATGCTGCGGGAATGGACGTTCCCAGCCCGGTTCCGCTGCGTCCTTTTGCCGCAAACGCGATTTCGGGCAAAGAGGCGATCCGGCTGGATGCTGCGGCCAAGGTCGATGGCAGTGCCAATTTCGCGGGCGACATTCGCCTGCCCGACATGCTCTATGCATCGGTGCGCGCAGGGCCAATCGGCGACACGGTGCTCAAGGAGATTGACCGCGACGGCGCTATTGGGATCAAGGGGCTGGTTGATGTGGTGCGCACCGACCATTGGGTTGCGGCGCTTGGTACCAACTGGTGGGCGGCGAACAAGGCGCTCGACTCCATGGCACCGGTGTTTGCCACTACCGGACGTAAGCCGGAGACCGCATCAATCAACAATCAGCTTGAACGTGCGCTCGACAAGGGGCCTGGCGCGCGCTTTGTTGAAATCGGCTCGGTCGACGCCACGCTTGAAAAATCGGCGGGTACGCGCGTTTATCGTAGCCAGTTTTCGGTGCAGCCGGCGCTGCATGCTCCCATCGAAACGCGCAGTGCGACTGCCCAATTTGCGCAAGGACGGCTTACACTATGGCTGGCGACGCAGGCACCGCAGGCGGCACGCATCGCTGCCGCCAAGGCTATCGGGATCGATGCAGATGATGTTGCGCTGATCCAGATGCAGGCAGGCGGTAGTTTCGGGCGGAATCTTGATTCGCAGATAGCGGCGCAGGTTGCCGTGCTGGCCAAACATGTCGGTCGGCCGGTGCAACTGATCTGGTCGCGCCCCGAAGACTTCATGCGCGATCATGTTCGTCCGCCTGCCATGGCCCGGATGACGGCTTCGCTAGATATGGCGGGAAGGATTGCCGGAATGGCGGTCCGTATCGCCGTGCCGCCAATGGCGCGCGAACAGGTGGAGCGTCTGCGCGGCGCAAGCCCGGTTGAAGCGTTGAAAGAGGTCGCCGGTGAACATGATCCACTTGCGATTGACGGGGCCTTCCCGCCTTATGCGATCCCCAATCTCAGCATCGATCATTTCCCCGTAGACCTGCCACTTCCTACTGGCCTGTGGCGCGGTAATGCGCATAGCTACACCGCCTTTTTCGTTGAAAGTTTCATCAACGAACTGGCCGCTGCTGCGGGGTTGGAGCCTTTGTCGTTCCGCATGCAGATGTTAGTCGGGCAGACGCGACTGGCCCGATGTCTTACAGGCGTTGCGGCGCTGGCGGGTTGGGATGGTGGTGCCGAAGCCAGCGGCAAGGGCATTGCATGTCATTCCATGTATGGCAGCCACATCGCCGTGATCGCGTCTGCGCGCACCGACGAAAATGGTGTTCGCGTCGATCGCATATCGGCCTGCGTCGATTGCGGTCGGCTGATCAACCCCGAGCTTGCGCGCCAGCAGATCGAGGGCGGTATCGTGTTCGGCCTTGCGCAGGCGCTTGGTTCGGCTACCGATTATGAAAATGGCTTGCCGGTGGCGCGGCGTCTGCGCGACCTTGATCTGCCGATATTGTCGGACATTCCCGAGATTGAAATCGAATTTCTGCGCAATGACGAAGAACCTGGCGGTGTCAGCGAATTGGGCGTGCCCGCAGTTGCGCCCGCCATATCCAATGCGCTTTTTTCTGCAGCAGGGATCAAATTGAGGGAATTGCCCTTATTGTCGCGCGGGCTGTGA
- the hemH gene encoding ferrochelatase: MNLPQNHPSVKTPKVGVLLVNLGTPEAPTPSAVRRYLKQFLSDRRVVEIPALIWQPILRGIILNVRPRKSAANYAKVWMDDGSPLAVYSKAQAEKLQQRLPDADVRYAMRYGEPSIERQLHAMKADGCNRILVAPLYPQYSGATTATVIDEVGRTLAAMRWQPAIRTLPAYHDDPAYIEAVAQSLREGLAALDFEPEEIIASFHGMPDRTLHLGDPYHCHCQKSARLLAEAVGRPLTIAFQSRFGRAKWLEPSTDATLERLAHEGRKKVAIFAPGFSVDCLETLEELAMQGQEQFEEAGGERYAYIPCLNDGEPGMDMLETLVRRELSGWL, encoded by the coding sequence ATGAACCTCCCCCAAAATCACCCTTCCGTAAAAACGCCCAAGGTCGGCGTGCTGCTTGTCAATCTGGGCACGCCCGAAGCGCCGACGCCTTCAGCCGTGCGCCGCTATTTGAAGCAATTTCTTTCGGACCGGCGCGTTGTGGAAATCCCTGCGCTTATCTGGCAGCCGATCCTGCGTGGGATTATCCTCAATGTCAGGCCCCGCAAATCGGCCGCCAATTACGCCAAGGTCTGGATGGACGATGGCTCGCCGCTGGCTGTCTACAGCAAGGCGCAGGCCGAAAAGCTGCAGCAAAGACTGCCCGACGCCGACGTTCGCTATGCGATGCGTTACGGCGAACCTTCGATCGAACGGCAGTTGCACGCGATGAAGGCCGATGGCTGCAACCGCATCTTGGTTGCGCCGCTTTATCCGCAATATTCGGGTGCAACCACCGCAACGGTGATCGACGAAGTTGGCCGCACGCTTGCGGCAATGCGCTGGCAGCCCGCCATTCGCACGCTGCCTGCCTATCATGATGATCCGGCTTATATTGAGGCGGTGGCGCAATCACTGCGCGAAGGGCTGGCGGCGCTCGATTTCGAACCGGAAGAAATCATCGCAAGTTTCCATGGCATGCCGGATCGCACGCTGCATCTGGGCGATCCCTATCATTGCCATTGCCAGAAATCGGCCCGGCTGTTGGCAGAGGCTGTCGGCCGGCCGCTGACCATCGCTTTCCAATCGCGTTTTGGCCGTGCAAAATGGCTCGAACCGTCCACCGACGCCACGCTTGAGCGGCTGGCGCATGAGGGACGCAAAAAGGTTGCAATCTTTGCTCCGGGCTTCTCGGTCGACTGCCTCGAAACGCTCGAGGAACTGGCGATGCAAGGGCAGGAGCAGTTCGAGGAGGCTGGCGGTGAGCGCTATGCCTATATCCCGTGCCTTAATGATGGCGAGCCGGGCATGGACATGCTCGAAACGCTTGTTCGGCGTGAGCTTTCCGGCTGGCTTTGA
- the hflK gene encoding FtsH protease activity modulator HflK produces the protein MTLFFLKRRSYMSAMMKNEDGATPQASHNEGKGPWDLPGSGKGGRKPAEPVSNEPENGPDDKGKTANPWEPQNASSGRPRGPSLEELFRRPGGGGWGGLPPRANGKSWWPMIAGGLAVIWLAWTSIHRIGPEQEGVVTFFGSYSRTVAPGIALTLPAPIERLEKVDTQQIRTTSIGSVRANSENLVLTRDQNLVDMAYDVRWSIRDPELYLFQLDQPETSVQEVAESAMRAAVANFDLIQAIGGSRSEIEAQVRQRMQAIFDEYRSGVFVQSISIRESDPPAEVNEAFREVNAAQQRRESYLNEARAYSSRVTELARGETAEFDKIYEEYRQAPEVTRRRLYYETMEQVLGKVDKTIVETGGVTPYLPLPALERRANPTTDTVTVTGKKQ, from the coding sequence ATGACACTGTTTTTCTTGAAACGCCGTTCCTATATGTCGGCAATGATGAAAAACGAGGATGGCGCGACGCCGCAGGCGTCGCATAACGAAGGCAAGGGACCATGGGATCTTCCCGGTTCGGGCAAGGGCGGCAGAAAGCCGGCTGAACCTGTGTCGAATGAACCCGAAAATGGCCCGGACGACAAAGGCAAGACGGCCAATCCGTGGGAACCGCAAAATGCGTCGTCAGGACGTCCGCGTGGTCCCTCGCTTGAGGAACTTTTCCGTCGCCCCGGCGGCGGCGGTTGGGGTGGCCTTCCGCCCCGTGCCAATGGCAAAAGCTGGTGGCCGATGATCGCCGGCGGCCTTGCCGTCATCTGGCTGGCATGGACCAGCATCCATCGCATCGGCCCTGAACAAGAGGGCGTGGTTACCTTTTTCGGCAGCTATTCACGTACTGTGGCACCCGGTATCGCGCTGACCCTGCCTGCGCCTATCGAGCGACTGGAAAAGGTCGACACCCAGCAGATCAGAACCACATCAATCGGTTCGGTTCGCGCGAACAGCGAAAATCTCGTCCTGACCCGCGACCAAAATCTGGTCGACATGGCCTATGACGTCCGCTGGTCGATCCGCGATCCCGAACTATACCTGTTCCAACTCGACCAGCCCGAAACCAGCGTGCAGGAAGTAGCGGAAAGCGCAATGCGCGCGGCCGTCGCCAATTTTGACCTGATCCAGGCCATTGGCGGCAGCCGTTCGGAAATCGAGGCACAGGTGCGCCAGCGCATGCAGGCGATTTTCGATGAATATCGCTCGGGCGTTTTCGTCCAGAGCATCTCGATCCGTGAATCCGATCCGCCGGCAGAGGTCAATGAGGCCTTCCGCGAAGTAAACGCCGCGCAGCAGCGCCGCGAAAGCTATCTCAACGAAGCCCGAGCCTATTCAAGCCGAGTGACCGAGCTTGCGCGCGGTGAAACCGCCGAGTTCGACAAGATTTACGAAGAATATCGTCAAGCACCCGAAGTGACCCGCCGCCGGCTCTATTATGAAACCATGGAGCAGGTGCTCGGCAAGGTAGACAAGACAATCGTCGAGACCGGCGGCGTCACGCCTTACCTGCCGCTTCCAGCGCTCGAACGGCGCGCCAATCCGACCACTGACACCGTTACTGTCACAGGGAAAAAGCAATGA
- a CDS encoding protease modulator HflC: MNRPFLQNPFAMSLAGLGVLVLLGMSVSVVPETQQAIVSSYGKPLRVVNAYKPKQQFGERATGLVFRIPFIEQIQYIDKRVLSVEMERQEVLSTDQLRLQVDAFARFRVTKPVLMYTTIRSEDRLRDQLRTILGSSLRNELGRTTFATMLSPERGQVMDRVQTALNREARKYGAEIIDVRIKRADLPDGAPLKSAFERMRSARQQEAIAIDAEGQKEAQIIRANAEAEAARIYATSYNKDPGFYDFYRSMQSYRRTFAQDGENVGKTNIVLSPNNEFLRNFRDGR, encoded by the coding sequence ATGAACCGGCCCTTCCTGCAAAATCCTTTCGCAATGAGCCTTGCGGGGCTGGGTGTCCTTGTCTTGCTGGGCATGTCGGTTTCGGTCGTTCCTGAAACGCAGCAGGCCATCGTCAGCAGCTATGGCAAACCGCTGCGCGTCGTGAACGCCTATAAACCGAAGCAGCAGTTCGGCGAGCGGGCCACAGGTCTTGTGTTCCGCATCCCCTTCATCGAACAAATTCAGTATATCGACAAACGCGTGTTGAGCGTCGAGATGGAGCGGCAGGAGGTGCTATCCACCGACCAGTTGCGCCTGCAGGTCGATGCCTTTGCCCGTTTTCGCGTGACCAAGCCGGTGCTCATGTACACCACGATCCGCAGCGAAGATCGGTTGCGTGATCAGCTGCGCACGATCCTTGGTTCGTCGCTACGCAACGAGCTGGGCCGCACCACCTTTGCCACTATGCTCAGCCCCGAACGCGGCCAAGTGATGGACCGGGTGCAGACGGCATTGAACCGCGAAGCACGTAAATATGGGGCAGAGATTATCGACGTGCGTATCAAGCGCGCCGACTTGCCCGATGGCGCCCCGCTGAAATCGGCTTTCGAACGGATGCGCAGTGCGCGTCAGCAGGAAGCAATCGCAATTGACGCCGAGGGCCAAAAGGAAGCGCAGATCATCCGCGCCAATGCTGAGGCAGAGGCCGCGCGTATCTACGCCACCAGCTATAACAAGGATCCCGGATTCTACGATTTCTACCGGTCGATGCAGTCCTATCGCCGCACCTTTGCTCAGGATGGCGAAAATGTCGGCAAGACCAATATCGTGCTGTCACCGAACAACGAATTCCTGCGCAACTTTCGCGACGGGCGTTGA